The DNA segment TTGTCCTCACCAATCTGATCATGCCGCTGTTTTCCGAGGATATTTCTCAGCGGTTTATGATGGAGCGGTTTGGGCAGTATGCGGATGGCGAAGAAGCTTCTACCCTGGAAATTATCTGGGGAATGGTGAGCAACCCTTGGCGGCTCATCGTCGAGCTGTTTTCACCCTTCTTTGGCACGATTAAGTATTTACTAGGTCAATGGTTGCCCCTGGCTTTTGTGCCAGCGATTTCTCCGGCTTCTTGGATGGTTGCGGGATTTCCTCTGTTGAAACTTTTATTAGGGAAGGGACAGTCGGTTCTCGCCATTAATATTCGCTATGCGATGACAATCGTGCCGGGGTTATTTTACGGGGCGATTCTCTGGTGGGCAGGGCAAAGCGACTTTAGAATCTGGATAAGAGATTTTAAATGGGGGCGAAAAGCTCAGACATCAGAGAGGGGTGAGGCTGAGGTTGCAGATAATTATCCCAAATCGGTTTCGCCGTCGTTTCGGCGTTTTTGGATCGTCTGTCTCTGCCTTTCAATATTTTTTACGCTCACTTCTAACCCCAATCGAACTTTTTACTTCCTGATCCCAGATTCTATTCAGCCTTTGGTTTATGTCCCCGCAACACGGCAGTGGGAACACGTTAGCCAAGTTCGCCCTTTATTGGCTCAGATTCCGCCTGACGCCAGTGTAGCGACTACGACCCATCTCGTTCCCCATCTTTCGGGTCGCCGCGAAATCATCCGCTTTCCTTCTTTGCAACTCCGCAATGATGCTGGTGAAGTGGTGAATGTGGATTACATTATTGCTGATTTGTGGCAAGCGCAGCAGTATCAAGTTGCGTTCAATGAAGAACGCGGATTATTGCAACAGAGTGTTCCCACGATCGATCGGCTGTCCGGTAGTGGGGAGTATGGCATCATTGACTTCAAAGATGGCGTTATTTTGATGCAAAAAGGAGTTGCCTCGAATGAGCAAGCGATCGCAAGGTGGCAGGCATTTCGCCAACAGATTTCCCCAACTTAAATTCGTCTTTTGTCGCATCTAGCGACAGACTAAGCGATCGCACGCACCGAGTCATTCCATATCATCCCAGCAACATCCGCATTCCCACGGAAGTCAGCGATGTTCCCAAATGGCAATATAGATTGCACATAATGCCGTCTTTTTCACATTCTTTTCCACAATGAAACTGATGGTCAAGCGCATCAGTAGTAGGGGGATTAATTAATTTAAGGGTTATTGTGGAAAAACCGGATAAGCAATTGAAGTGTCTTTTAAAGTTTATTGGGGGCAAACTTCGGTATTGAAATGTTTATTCGTCAGCGCATTAAGAGCTAGCGGTAGGATGAAGACGATTGAGGGATAGAGCCAGAAAAGCCATAAACTTAAGGCTTCACATTTCAAAATTTATTTTTTTCTTACTTTTGACTCGATTAACTGTTTAGCCCTCAAATAAAAGCAACAATAGAAATAGATTGAGTGTCTATCTCTGCTCAGAGTTAAAAGATTATTTAAATCGATAAGACCCTTCTTGTCCCAAGGAGGCGACTATAATTTTTAGAACTATGCCGATTTGTAGCGATTTGTAACTGATATGGGGAGATTGGGGAAATGAAGATTTTAGTCTTGACTTGGGAATTTCCGCCGCGCATTGTCGGGGGAATTGCCCGCCATGTAGGGGAGTTATATCCAGAACTGATAAAACTGGGGCATGAAGTCCACTTGCTGACAGTGGAATTTGGTCACGCGCCGCTGTACGAGGTGGTAGATGGTGTCCACGTGCATCGGGTGCCAGTCGGTTACGGTTATGACTTCTTTCACTGGGTCGTGAATTTGAACCAGAGCATGGGGATTCACGGCGGTAAGCTGATGATGGAAGATGGCCCATTTGATTTGATCCATGCCCACGATTGGCTGGTGGGAGATGCCGCGATCGCTCTCAAGCACAATTTTAAAGTGCCGCTGATTACGACGATTCACGCCACCGAATTTGGTCGTTACAACGGCATCTACAACGACGACCACCGCTACATTAGCGGCAAAGAAAAACTTCTCGCCTATAACTCTTGGCGGATTATTGTTTGTACCAACTATATGCGCCAAGAAGGAGAACGAGCGCTAGAAACTCCTTGGGACAAAATGGATGTGATTTACAATGGCATCCGACCGGAAAAGAAACCGCGTTGGCACGAGTTTGATGCGTTGAACTTCCGTCGCCAGTTTGCCGATGATCGGGAGAAAATTGTCTACTATGTGGGTCGAATGTCCTACGAAAAAGGCGTTTCCGTGTTGTTGAATGCTGCCCCGAAAGTCCTTTGGGAAATGGGGGGCAATGTCAAATTTGTGATTATTGGCGGCGGCAATACTGACCCCCTGAAGCAGCAAGCTTGGAATTTAGGCATTTGGGACGACTGCTATTTCACGGGCTTTATGTCGGATGCCGACCTAGATAAATTCCAAACGGTTGCCGACTGCGCTGTATTTCCCAGCCTCTACGAACCTTTTGGCATTGTTGCCTTAGAAAGCTTTGCCGCCCGCGTGCCCGTTGTAGTATCAGACACAGGGGGCTTACCAGAAGTCGTGCAACACACGAAGACTGGGGTTGTTACCCAGACGAACAACTGGGATTCTCTTGCCTGGGGCATCTTAGAAGTGCTAAAAAATCCGGGTTACGCCCAGTGGCTTGTTGACAACGCTTATGAAGATTTAGAGCGTCGGTTCAGCTGGTCGAAGATAGCCAAACAAACTGAAGCAGTTTATCAAAGAGTCGTGCAAGAGCGATCGCATATTCACTGGCCTTAATCAAAGGTTAAAGGATATTCTGCGTTCCCAAGCTGAATCTGAAACCAGAAATTGGAGACTCTGCATCAGGACTATCGCGAAAATTCATCAATTCCAGCCATCCGCAGCTGACCCGCTTGATTTGCCTGCCAGACTCTACCGCTTGTCACATCTAGGCAAGTCAGCCAACCTTCACCATAAACCCAGGTATCGATACAGATAGCGTGACCGAGATTGACCGGCACGCCACTTCTTTGACTGGTATGTCCACAAATCATCGTTTTACCGGAAAAGTGGGGCGCAGGGTTGTTAAACCGTTCCCAGAACAACATAAACTCAGGTTGTTCAGATAGAGGCAGGTCAGGATAGGCGTTGGCGTGTACAAAAAAGTGAGTGTCTATTTCGTGCCATTTCACGCACGCATTTTTTACAAAATCCCAATGGATATGGGGGATATTTGACAGGTCATACTCATTGCTATCTGGCGAGTATGAATCTAAGGTCTTGTCACCTCCCCCGCAGTACACCCATCTGTGCATTTCTTTGCTGCTAGTATGAGCTTTCAGCATCATCACTTCGTGATTGCCGAGTAAAGCCACCAGTTGTCCGGTGTCATGCAGTGCAATCAGCCGGTTAATTATCCCTTTGGAATCTGGCCCGCGATCTACATAGTCGCCCAGAGTGACTAATTGATCCTCTGGCTGCAACTTCACGGCGGCAAGCAGCGTATCAAACGCTATCGAACAGCCGTGAATGTCGCCAATGGCAAGAATTCGCACTATGCAATCAATCCTTCAGGAGCAGCTGACGGCGGTGAGCATGCAACATCTGAAACTCGCGCCCCGTCACTTGCTCTAGCATGAAGACGATATGCTCCGGTTTCAGCACAGTTCCATCGTTTTGGCAACTGCCTAAATAGCGCAGAACAACAGAAGACTTTTCCTCCCGCAGTTCCCCGCTTTCTTCGCGTTCTACAGCGCTAACGCTAGGGCGTCTTCGGGCTTTGTTAACTTCCAATTCAAACAAGCGATCGCGCAGATTTGTCTGTTTCTTCTTCCCAGACTTCGTCGTTTGCTCAATTAAAATGCTCTCACTGGCTTTAATCGCCTCTACCCAGCCTTCCCACTCCTCTGGTAAAGCCGACTCAACCGCTGCTACCGTAATCAAATACTCCGCTTTTTCCAACAACTGAGTCGCCGAAGGAGCCTTCAAATCAACTTCTGCCACCCGGTAAACGGGCATATCAGACGGCAACTGGGCAGCTAACTTCTCCTGGAACGTCGCCACATCCATCGCCTGGGTTAGCTCAAAGTCCACAATTTCACCTTCACTGGTTGATCCCAGTGACAGCGCACTCGCTGGAGAAATGCGGGGACTGGGATGAAACCCGCCCGTAAAAGCAACTGGCAATGCCGCCCGACGCACAGCACGGTCAAACAGGCGCACCAAATCTAGATGACTTACCAGCGCCATATCGCCCAGCTTCCCCAACCAAACCCGCAACCGCTGCACCCTATCTGTATTCGGCGTGAAGTGTCCGGCAAATTCTGGAATCGGCAGCGGCTTGATGACAATATTGTGCCCAAAGTCAGTTCCGCAAATGCCACAGTGAGAACAGCCTTCAAAGGAACAATCCGGCACTATCGCAGCTTCTAAAGCCCGTTTCAGGTCAGTGATTAGCCAGTTCTTATCAATTCCCGTATCAATATGATCCCAAGGCAACGGCGCATCGAATTGGGGATTGGGAATTGGGGAGTGGGAATCATCAATGGGTAGCTGTTGATTCCGATTCTCCATCCAGTTCCATTCGCCATTCTCGACAAGGCGATATTTCCAGGTTAAGCCAGATTCTGCGATCGCTTCTCCCCAAGCAGCAAAAGCCCGTTCCACACTATCAAACCAGGCATCCATCCCCGCACCCAGTTCCCAAGCGCGACGCAGCACTGATGCCAGACGCCTATCGCCCCGTCCAATAAAATCTTCCATCGCCGAAAGTCTCACATCGGTGAAGTTTACCTTCACCCCCCTCATCCCGCGAAACTCGTCGCGGAGAAGTTTCTGCTTCTGTTGAAACTCAGTTGTAGAGACAGAGTGCCACTGAAAAGGCGTGTGAGGCTTCGGCGTAAAGTTAGAAATCGTCAGGTTGAAATGCAGACGCTTTCTGCCTTCTGTGCGACATTCTTGGTGTAGCCAACGGAGAGTTTCGGCAATGCCGATCACATCTACATCCGTCTCTCCAGGCAGACCAATCATAAAATACAGCTTAATTTTTTCCCAACCCTGCTCGTAGGCGGTTTTCACTCCCCGCAGCAATTCTGCGTTCGTCAACCCCTTATTGATAATGTCCCGCATTCGCTGGGTTCCAGCTTCCGGCGCGAAAGTCAGTCCACTTTGCCGCGTCCCGCCGAGAATATTGGCAATATCTTCATCAAATCGGTCTACCCGTTGACTGGGTAAAGAGAGGGAAATATTTTCATCTTTGAGGCGATTTTTGATTTCCATCCCCACCGCCGGTAGAGATAGGTAATCCGAACAACTCAAGGAGAGTAGGGAAAACTCGTTATATCCCGTCGCCCGCATTCCCTTTTCAATTGCCTCTACGACTTCCTGCGGTTCCACATCCCGCGCCGGACGAGTCAGCATTCCTGGCTGGCAGAAGCGGCAACCGCGAGTACAGCCGCGCCGCACTTCAATGGTCAGTCGGTCGTGGACTGTCTCCACATAAGGCACTAGCCCGATGGAATAAGCTGGCAAGGGGGCAGCAACTCGCCGTAAAATCCGCTGGGGTACATCCGGGCGATTGGGATGGACTGAGCCATCTTCTGCCATGTCGTAGAACTGTGGCACATATACGCCGGGTACTTGTGCCAAATTCAGCAATAGTTGTTCTCGACTGAGGTGAGCTTTTTTGGCTTTTTCCACTACCCAGCCAATTTCTGGTAGCACTTCCTCGCCATCTCCCAGAGCCAAGAAATCGAAAAAGTCTGCGTAAGGTTCGGGATTCGAGGTTGCGGTCTGTCCCCCAGCAAAAATCAGGGGATAATTCCAGAGAAAATCTTCACTTTCCCCTGCGTCTGTGCTGGTGAGCCTTTCTCGCCACGTCAGAGGAATCCCGGCCAAATCAAGCATTTCCAGGATATTGGTGGCTCCTAGCTCGTAGCTGAGACTAAAGCCCAAAATGTCAAAATCTGTAAGACTTCGCCGCGACTCCACGGCAAATAGGGGCGTCTGTGTTTCTCGGAGTTTCGCCGCTAAATCTGGGGCTGGTAAATATGCGCGATCGCACAGTTGCCCCAACTGAGCATTCAATATGTTGTAGAGAATAATATGCCCAAGATTCGATGCACCCACTTCATAGATTTCTGGGTATGTCAGAACCCAGCGTACCGCCGCCGCTTCCCAAGGTTTGTGGACGGCTCCTAGCTCGTTTCCTAAATAACGAGCTGGTTTCTGTATCTCTGCTGTAAGTAGTTTCTCGACTGCGATCGCCACTGCAAAACGCTCCCCTGCTTCCAGTGCCTCAGATTCAACCCTAGCACCAATTCAGGTTTAGCACTCAGCAACAGCGCTTAACTTCTCAGTTTTTCCTTCAAAAGTATTTGCTCGTTCCTATACTCCAATATTTGCTTCTAAGGCGGCAGGACTTTCAAAAATTTCAAATACTCCGTCAAGTTGAGCCAGTTCAAAAATCATCCGAATGGAGGCTGAAACCGAAGAGAGGCTGAACCGCCGTCCTAGACTGTGTGCTAAACGGTGGGCTGAAACAAGCGCCATCAAGCCAGCACTATCCAGGAACTCTACTTGTGCCATATCAACTAGCACAATGGATTGATCGGGAGAGGAAACAGCTTCTGTCAATTGACCTTGAAACTCAACC comes from the Coleofasciculus sp. FACHB-1120 genome and includes:
- a CDS encoding metallophosphoesterase translates to MRILAIGDIHGCSIAFDTLLAAVKLQPEDQLVTLGDYVDRGPDSKGIINRLIALHDTGQLVALLGNHEVMMLKAHTSSKEMHRWVYCGGGDKTLDSYSPDSNEYDLSNIPHIHWDFVKNACVKWHEIDTHFFVHANAYPDLPLSEQPEFMLFWERFNNPAPHFSGKTMICGHTSQRSGVPVNLGHAICIDTWVYGEGWLTCLDVTSGRVWQANQAGQLRMAGIDEFSR
- a CDS encoding STAS domain-containing protein, which encodes MQNTLVRPNVAVIRPQGHINASNAVEFQGQLTEAVSSPDQSIVLVDMAQVEFLDSAGLMALVSAHRLAHSLGRRFSLSSVSASIRMIFELAQLDGVFEIFESPAALEANIGV
- a CDS encoding TIGR03960 family B12-binding radical SAM protein translates to MAIAVEKLLTAEIQKPARYLGNELGAVHKPWEAAAVRWVLTYPEIYEVGASNLGHIILYNILNAQLGQLCDRAYLPAPDLAAKLRETQTPLFAVESRRSLTDFDILGFSLSYELGATNILEMLDLAGIPLTWRERLTSTDAGESEDFLWNYPLIFAGGQTATSNPEPYADFFDFLALGDGEEVLPEIGWVVEKAKKAHLSREQLLLNLAQVPGVYVPQFYDMAEDGSVHPNRPDVPQRILRRVAAPLPAYSIGLVPYVETVHDRLTIEVRRGCTRGCRFCQPGMLTRPARDVEPQEVVEAIEKGMRATGYNEFSLLSLSCSDYLSLPAVGMEIKNRLKDENISLSLPSQRVDRFDEDIANILGGTRQSGLTFAPEAGTQRMRDIINKGLTNAELLRGVKTAYEQGWEKIKLYFMIGLPGETDVDVIGIAETLRWLHQECRTEGRKRLHFNLTISNFTPKPHTPFQWHSVSTTEFQQKQKLLRDEFRGMRGVKVNFTDVRLSAMEDFIGRGDRRLASVLRRAWELGAGMDAWFDSVERAFAAWGEAIAESGLTWKYRLVENGEWNWMENRNQQLPIDDSHSPIPNPQFDAPLPWDHIDTGIDKNWLITDLKRALEAAIVPDCSFEGCSHCGICGTDFGHNIVIKPLPIPEFAGHFTPNTDRVQRLRVWLGKLGDMALVSHLDLVRLFDRAVRRAALPVAFTGGFHPSPRISPASALSLGSTSEGEIVDFELTQAMDVATFQEKLAAQLPSDMPVYRVAEVDLKAPSATQLLEKAEYLITVAAVESALPEEWEGWVEAIKASESILIEQTTKSGKKKQTNLRDRLFELEVNKARRRPSVSAVEREESGELREEKSSVVLRYLGSCQNDGTVLKPEHIVFMLEQVTGREFQMLHAHRRQLLLKD
- a CDS encoding DUF2079 domain-containing protein, encoding MLLKLHKQPALRMVIGTAIAFFLLVLIFTLHRHFTFYSSYDQGIFNQVFWNGIHGRFFQSSLSSQLSTNVVHNGEVPEVFYHRLGQHFTPALLLWLPLYALFPSPATLTVLQVTLVTAAGLVLYVLARQHLEPGISALITISFYGANAVLGPTLANFHDICQIPLFTFGLLLAMEKRWWWLFWVLAVLILAVREDSGVSLFSIGFYMILSKRYPRAGLAVCTLSFAYMIVLTNLIMPLFSEDISQRFMMERFGQYADGEEASTLEIIWGMVSNPWRLIVELFSPFFGTIKYLLGQWLPLAFVPAISPASWMVAGFPLLKLLLGKGQSVLAINIRYAMTIVPGLFYGAILWWAGQSDFRIWIRDFKWGRKAQTSERGEAEVADNYPKSVSPSFRRFWIVCLCLSIFFTLTSNPNRTFYFLIPDSIQPLVYVPATRQWEHVSQVRPLLAQIPPDASVATTTHLVPHLSGRREIIRFPSLQLRNDAGEVVNVDYIIADLWQAQQYQVAFNEERGLLQQSVPTIDRLSGSGEYGIIDFKDGVILMQKGVASNEQAIARWQAFRQQISPT
- a CDS encoding glycosyltransferase family 4 protein, whose translation is MKILVLTWEFPPRIVGGIARHVGELYPELIKLGHEVHLLTVEFGHAPLYEVVDGVHVHRVPVGYGYDFFHWVVNLNQSMGIHGGKLMMEDGPFDLIHAHDWLVGDAAIALKHNFKVPLITTIHATEFGRYNGIYNDDHRYISGKEKLLAYNSWRIIVCTNYMRQEGERALETPWDKMDVIYNGIRPEKKPRWHEFDALNFRRQFADDREKIVYYVGRMSYEKGVSVLLNAAPKVLWEMGGNVKFVIIGGGNTDPLKQQAWNLGIWDDCYFTGFMSDADLDKFQTVADCAVFPSLYEPFGIVALESFAARVPVVVSDTGGLPEVVQHTKTGVVTQTNNWDSLAWGILEVLKNPGYAQWLVDNAYEDLERRFSWSKIAKQTEAVYQRVVQERSHIHWP